The following are from one region of the Treponema denticola genome:
- a CDS encoding type II toxin-antitoxin system PemK/MazF family toxin has translation MTHGEIWTIDFGQPVGSLPSKIRPAVVMQNDLLGIKELNTVMVIPFTSNLDRADFEPNILIEKEETGLSKDSVAVIHLIGAVNKFCLEKKVSKLSEENYQKLVEAVVKLVANE, from the coding sequence ATGACACATGGTGAGATATGGACAATTGATTTTGGGCAGCCGGTAGGCAGTTTGCCATCAAAAATACGTCCTGCCGTCGTAATGCAAAATGATTTGCTCGGAATAAAAGAGCTGAATACAGTTATGGTAATTCCTTTTACTTCGAATCTAGACCGAGCAGATTTTGAGCCTAATATTCTTATTGAAAAAGAAGAAACTGGGCTTTCGAAAGATTCGGTCGCAGTAATTCATCTTATTGGTGCGGTAAATAAATTTTGCCTTGAAAAGAAAGTGTCAAAACTTTCCGAAGAAAATTATCAGAAGCTTGTGGAAGCTGTGGTAAAATTGGTTGCAAATGAGTAA
- a CDS encoding ABC transporter ATP-binding protein, whose translation MINMFKRLLHFSGAEKRRLILSFIFHIGNSFFEMLPIMAILTVLSGILSAISGNGMPYKTIWVSLGIMLLSVVGKIVFINIASINRTLGSFAMCSEWRMNLGEKLKRAPMGYFSEHRLGDITAAVTTTLGDLETSAVTVLEAVAGGFIHAFVINIWLLIYEWRIGLLMLAGLLISFFIYAKTQAAGKKYSPRRQAAQAQLVTGILEYIQGMTVVKAFGLGEQSGKTVDAAISESAAANIILEKIFSELAAAFQTVFKVVRAAMLITVPYLLMHGNITPEKCLLLTVASFMIYATVELAGSTAAVARVVDASLDRLEEISDMPLLDENGTDHIPNNYDITVRNISFSYDRDDTKEVIRNADFTVPQKTSCAIVGPSGSGKTTLCNLIARFWDVDDGEILLGGINVKDYTCDSLLKNFSIVFQNVYLFEDTIENNIRFGKPDATMDEVIAAAKKACCHDFISALPDGYQTKIGENGATLSGGEKQRISIARAILKDAPVVILDEATASVDPENEHELQKAIEELTKNKTLLMIAHRLNTVRKADQIIVLDEGRIVQQGTHAELMQQEGLYRRFVGIREEAIGWKINRKEA comes from the coding sequence ATGATTAATATGTTTAAACGATTGTTGCATTTTTCAGGTGCGGAAAAAAGAAGATTGATACTCTCTTTTATTTTTCATATCGGTAATTCGTTTTTTGAGATGCTTCCCATTATGGCAATTCTGACGGTTCTCTCCGGAATCCTTTCCGCCATTTCAGGAAATGGAATGCCGTACAAAACGATTTGGGTATCTCTCGGAATTATGCTGCTCAGTGTTGTAGGGAAAATTGTTTTTATCAATATAGCTTCCATAAATAGAACATTGGGAAGTTTTGCCATGTGCAGTGAGTGGCGGATGAACCTCGGTGAAAAATTAAAGCGCGCTCCGATGGGGTATTTTAGTGAGCATCGTTTAGGAGACATTACCGCTGCAGTTACCACCACACTCGGCGATCTTGAAACAAGTGCGGTAACGGTGCTGGAGGCGGTTGCAGGCGGATTTATTCATGCCTTTGTTATCAATATATGGTTGTTGATTTATGAATGGAGAATCGGATTGCTGATGCTCGCAGGTCTTTTAATCTCGTTCTTTATTTATGCAAAAACTCAAGCCGCGGGGAAAAAATATTCACCGCGCAGGCAGGCGGCGCAGGCACAACTGGTAACCGGCATTTTGGAATATATTCAAGGGATGACAGTGGTAAAAGCATTCGGACTCGGCGAACAATCCGGTAAAACGGTTGATGCAGCAATCAGTGAAAGTGCAGCGGCAAATATCATTTTGGAAAAAATTTTTTCCGAACTCGCAGCCGCTTTTCAAACAGTATTCAAAGTAGTTAGAGCTGCGATGCTGATTACGGTTCCATATCTTTTAATGCATGGAAATATAACACCGGAAAAGTGTTTGTTGCTGACTGTTGCAAGTTTTATGATTTATGCAACTGTGGAGCTTGCCGGAAGTACGGCAGCTGTTGCACGGGTGGTTGATGCCTCTCTTGACCGGCTGGAAGAAATATCGGATATGCCGTTGTTGGATGAAAACGGTACGGATCATATTCCGAATAATTATGACATTACAGTTCGGAATATTTCTTTTTCTTACGATAGGGATGACACAAAAGAAGTGATACGGAATGCCGATTTTACGGTGCCGCAGAAAACAAGCTGTGCGATTGTCGGTCCGTCCGGTTCGGGAAAAACAACACTGTGTAATTTAATTGCGCGCTTTTGGGACGTCGACGATGGTGAAATTTTACTCGGCGGTATCAACGTTAAGGATTACACGTGCGACAGTCTTTTAAAAAATTTTTCTATTGTTTTTCAGAACGTATACCTATTTGAAGATACGATAGAAAACAATATCCGTTTCGGTAAGCCGGATGCAACGATGGACGAAGTTATTGCCGCAGCAAAAAAGGCCTGCTGTCATGATTTTATCTCTGCACTGCCGGACGGGTATCAAACTAAAATCGGCGAAAACGGAGCAACGCTGTCGGGAGGAGAAAAGCAGCGTATCTCCATCGCGCGGGCAATTCTCAAGGATGCACCTGTTGTCATTTTAGACGAAGCGACTGCCAGTGTCGATCCTGAAAATGAACACGAGCTACAAAAAGCCATAGAGGAGCTGACTAAAAATAAAACGCTCTTGATGATTGCACATCGATTGAATACAGTACGCAAAGCGGATCAGATTATTGTGCTTGATGAAGGGCGCATTGTGCAGCAGGGCACTCATGCCGAGCTTATGCAGCAGGAAGGTTTGTACCGCCGTTTTGTCGGTATCCGCGAAGAAGCAATCGGCTGGAAGATTAATCGGAAAGAAGCATGA
- a CDS encoding GyrI-like domain-containing protein — MEKRMVFDFKKEYREFYLPKNKPEIVTVPKMNYIAVRGKGNPNEAGGSYQRAVGVLYAVAYTLKMSYKTDYKINEFFEYVVPPLEGFWWQSGIDGVDYSDKSSFNWISVIRIPDFVTKKDFDWAVKTAAEKKKIDCSSAEFLSIEEGLCVQIMHNGSYDDEPTSVKIMDDFIRSNGYENDMTEKRLHHEIYLSDPRKSSPEKWKTVIRHPIKKA, encoded by the coding sequence ATGGAGAAAAGAATGGTATTTGATTTCAAGAAAGAATACCGGGAATTTTATCTTCCCAAAAATAAACCAGAAATTGTAACAGTTCCAAAAATGAATTATATTGCAGTTAGGGGAAAAGGAAATCCAAATGAAGCAGGCGGCTCTTATCAGCGGGCAGTTGGAGTATTATATGCGGTAGCGTATACTCTAAAAATGAGTTACAAGACTGATTATAAAATTAACGAATTTTTTGAATATGTTGTTCCTCCGTTGGAAGGTTTTTGGTGGCAGTCCGGGATTGACGGCGTAGACTATTCAGACAAATCAAGCTTCAATTGGATTTCGGTAATTCGTATTCCAGATTTTGTTACAAAAAAAGATTTTGATTGGGCTGTAAAGACTGCTGCTGAAAAGAAAAAAATCGATTGCTCCTCTGCGGAATTTCTATCGATTGAAGAAGGCTTGTGCGTTCAGATAATGCATAACGGTTCTTATGACGATGAACCGACAAGCGTAAAAATTATGGATGATTTCATTCGATCAAATGGATATGAAAACGATATGACGGAAAAACGGTTGCATCATGAGATTTATCTTTCAGACCCCAGAAAAAGTTCTCCTGAAAAATGGAAAACAGTCATCAGGCATCCGATAAAAAAAGCATAA
- a CDS encoding cytochrome c oxidase assembly factor Coa1 family protein, whose translation MEKIIDFYEKRIKIILGIILGVCILNCIICICKDIKVSETLLGFGISIVFFFIAWAMVFIVLGFQKINPFCPKSIFKFFCYFFIIVSTIGIIFGIINDTIICLLKNKNDIFPFAYSTCPLGFVYGNIFLYRKTFGKDKEIEVKANIEITDETKKKKIIKYVVIFGIGFIGAIIVCTSIFSLFKNSEPYKYSVELIENNQDAMEYLGEEYKLPIIISGSMSMNGNGTGKASLSYKIKGKNGISRVYIDAEKENGIWKYNKVIFYKDKGKADSIDLLLNKE comes from the coding sequence ATGGAAAAAATAATTGATTTTTATGAAAAAAGAATCAAAATTATTCTAGGTATAATTCTTGGGGTTTGCATATTAAATTGTATTATTTGCATCTGTAAAGATATAAAAGTTTCAGAAACTTTATTAGGTTTTGGAATAAGTATTGTTTTTTTCTTTATAGCATGGGCAATGGTTTTTATCGTATTAGGTTTCCAAAAAATAAATCCGTTTTGTCCAAAATCTATTTTTAAGTTTTTTTGTTACTTCTTTATAATAGTAAGCACAATTGGTATTATCTTTGGAATAATAAATGATACAATTATTTGTTTATTAAAAAATAAAAACGATATATTTCCTTTTGCATATTCTACATGTCCATTAGGTTTTGTTTACGGAAACATTTTTCTATATAGAAAAACTTTTGGTAAAGATAAAGAAATTGAAGTAAAAGCAAATATCGAAATTACAGATGAAACTAAAAAGAAAAAAATTATAAAATATGTTGTAATATTTGGAATTGGTTTTATCGGCGCTATAATTGTATGCACCTCTATTTTTTCATTATTTAAAAACTCTGAGCCATATAAGTATTCAGTAGAACTTATTGAAAATAATCAGGATGCTATGGAATATCTTGGAGAAGAATATAAACTTCCAATTATAATTAGCGGTTCTATGAGTATGAATGGAAATGGAACGGGAAAAGCATCTCTTTCGTACAAAATAAAAGGGAAAAATGGTATTTCAAGAGTATATATCGATGCTGAAAAGGAAAATGGAATTTGGAAATATAACAAAGTAATTTTTTATAAAGACAAAGGAAAAGCAGATTCAATAGATTTACTATTAAATAAAGAATAA
- a CDS encoding L-2-amino-thiazoline-4-carboxylic acid hydrolase: protein MKYKRFYSRRGFVDSGKLTPHILEHIDVAHKEKMQLLIQELDRGAWTKKQKERQKSSIISNIALYKTFIDNRIPAQEAKELVKEYSFYIAGKAHRILNALFHIPGFFKLFRFFMRNGMTGEEIWISKTLADNVHEYSTDVLKCLWFDTCTYFNCPEICEIFCLCDHIVFGNIKKLQFDRSETLGMGGNKCDFCFHSKTKSVKRF, encoded by the coding sequence ATGAAATATAAAAGATTTTATTCGCGCAGAGGCTTTGTTGATTCAGGGAAATTAACGCCGCACATATTAGAGCATATAGATGTGGCGCATAAAGAAAAAATGCAACTTCTTATTCAGGAACTCGATCGCGGAGCATGGACAAAAAAACAAAAGGAGCGGCAAAAAAGCAGTATCATATCAAACATAGCGCTTTATAAAACTTTTATCGACAACAGAATTCCTGCACAAGAGGCAAAGGAATTGGTAAAAGAATATTCTTTTTATATTGCAGGAAAAGCTCACCGTATTTTGAATGCATTGTTTCATATCCCCGGTTTTTTTAAACTGTTCCGTTTTTTTATGAGAAATGGAATGACCGGTGAAGAAATTTGGATAAGTAAAACATTAGCCGACAATGTGCATGAGTATTCTACGGATGTTTTAAAATGTCTTTGGTTTGATACCTGTACTTATTTTAACTGTCCGGAAATCTGTGAGATATTTTGTTTATGCGATCATATCGTCTTCGGAAATATCAAAAAATTGCAATTTGACAGAAGCGAAACCTTAGGAATGGGCGGCAATAAATGCGACTTTTGTTTTCATTCTAAGACAAAATCCGTGAAGAGATTTTAA